One window of the Branchiostoma lanceolatum isolate klBraLanc5 chromosome 3, klBraLanc5.hap2, whole genome shotgun sequence genome contains the following:
- the LOC136429632 gene encoding dermatopontin-like, translating to MSPLSAAAMLLLLLAAAVATTPVQGSRVRRQVAPEPDNSSADDSAVGGTNSSSSSATAGASSRPEAACNASGYNTEFGSSFTFECPESYALSAVGSRYCSATGDRAWNYSCTYMGLGQLGECYWSPFANDFGSVLWYQCPFNSLVTGFHSEYDATQKDRRWKLKCCRSDSSVLYNCQNSLPANTPTGELQFSVFGNYFLRGVFATFKRNVRRGETDRRFQFVSCKKRSGN from the exons ATGTCGCCGCTATCCGCCGCCGCGATGCTTCTGCTGCTGCTGGCGGCCGCGGTCGCGACCACGCCCGTACAAGGCAGCAGGGTGAGGCGGCAAGTTGCGCCGGAACCTGACAACTCTTCTGCGGACGACTCTGCAGTCGGCGGGACGAACTCGTCGTCTTCTTCGGCCACCGCCGGCGCCTCTTCCCGCCCAGAAGCTGCCTGTAACGCGTCGGGGTACAACACGGAGTTCGG ATCATCCTTCACGTTCGAGTGTCCTGAGTCCTACGCCCTCAGCGCGGTCGGGAGCAGGTACTGCAGCGCCACGGGCGATCGGGCGTGGAACTACAGCTGCACGTACATGGGCCTGGGGCAGCTGGGGGAATGCTACTGGTCTCCGTTCGCCAACGACTTCGGCTCGGTCCTCTGGTACCAGTGCCCCTTCAACAGCCTCGTCACGGGCTTCCACAG TGAGTACGACGCGACCCAGAAAGACCGGCGCTGGAAGCTAAAGTGTTGCCGTAGCGACAGTTCTGTCCTGTACAACTGCCAGAACAGTCTTCCCGCCAACACGCCGACGGGAGAGCTGCAGTTCTCCGTCTTCGGGAACTACTTCCTGCGCGGAGTGTTTGCAACCTTCAAGCGGAATGTGAGGAGGGGAGAAAC gGACCGACGTTTCCAGTTCGTTTCCTGCAAAAAGCGGTCCGGTAACTGA